A window from Primulina eburnea isolate SZY01 chromosome 2, ASM2296580v1, whole genome shotgun sequence encodes these proteins:
- the LOC140823093 gene encoding serine/threonine-protein phosphatase PP1 isozyme 2-like isoform X1, with the protein MAAAANGQEIEPAVLDDIINRLLEFRNARTVRQVQLSENEIRSLCTVSREIFLSQPNLLELEAPIKICGKNFYVSSILSRQDLICPTLLPSLTGDIHGQYGDLLRLFEYGGFPPEANYLFLGDYVDRGKQSLETICLLLAYKIKYPENFFLLRGNHECASINRIYGFYDECKRRFNVKLWKVFTDCFNCLPVAALVDEKILCMHGGLSPDLTNLDQIRNLLRPTDVPDTGLLCDLLWSDPCREIRGWGMNDRGVSYTFGPDKVAEFLSQQDMDLVCRAHQVVEDGYEFFAERKLVTVFSAPNYCGEFDNAGAMMSVDESLMCSFQILKPTDKKRLL; encoded by the exons ATGGCGGCGGCGGCTAATGGGCAGGAAATAGAGCCCGCCGTTTTGGATGACATCATCAATCGCCTGTTGGAGTTTCGGAACGCCAGGACTGTGCGTCAGGTGCAGCTGTCGGAGAATGAGATCCGATCTTTATGTACCGTGTCGCGTGAAATCTTTCTCTCCCAACCCAATCTTCTTGAGCTCGAAGCCCCTATCAAGATTTGCG GAAAAAACTTTTACGTTTCCTCTATCCTTTCTCGGCAAGATTTGATATGTCCCACCTTGCTCCCCAGTTTAACAG GTGATATTCATGGACAATATGGAGATCTTTTAAGGCTTTTTGAATATGGGGGATTTCCTCCAGAGGCCAATTATTTGTTCTTAGGGGATTATGTCGATCGTGGGAAACAAAGTTTGGAAACAATCTGCCTGCTCCTtgcttataaaataaaatatccagagaatttctttcttttacGAGGAAATCATGAGTGTGCCTCTATTAACAGGATATATGGATTCTATGATGAATGTAAACGCCGATTCAATGTTAAACTATGGAAAGTTTTTACCGACTGTTTCAACTGCCTTCCTGTGGCAGCTCTTGTAGATGAGAAAATACTTTGCATGCACGGTGGTCTTTCTCCAGACCTAACAAACTTGGATCAAATAAGGAATTTACTGCGTCCAACTGATGTTCCCGACACTGGTTTACTTTGTGATTTACTATGGTCCGATCCTTGTAGAGAAATTAGAGGTTGGGGGATGAACGATAGGGGAGTCTCGTACACATTTGGTCCCGATAAGGTGGCTGAATTTTTGTCACAACAAGATATGGATCTTGTTTGTCGTGCTCATCAG GTCGTAGAAGATGGATATGAATTTTTCGCGGAAAGGAAACTGGTGACCGTATTCTCTGCTCCAAACTATTGTGGGGAATTCGATAATGCTGGTGCTATGATGAGTGTCGACGAGAGTTTGATGTGCTCGTTTCAGATCCTTAAACCGACCGATAAGAAGCGGCTCTTGTGA
- the LOC140823093 gene encoding serine/threonine-protein phosphatase PP1 isozyme 2-like isoform X2, with the protein MAAAANGQEIEPAVLDDIINRLLEFRNARTVRQVQLSENEIRSLCTVSREIFLSQPNLLELEAPIKICGDIHGQYGDLLRLFEYGGFPPEANYLFLGDYVDRGKQSLETICLLLAYKIKYPENFFLLRGNHECASINRIYGFYDECKRRFNVKLWKVFTDCFNCLPVAALVDEKILCMHGGLSPDLTNLDQIRNLLRPTDVPDTGLLCDLLWSDPCREIRGWGMNDRGVSYTFGPDKVAEFLSQQDMDLVCRAHQVVEDGYEFFAERKLVTVFSAPNYCGEFDNAGAMMSVDESLMCSFQILKPTDKKRLL; encoded by the exons ATGGCGGCGGCGGCTAATGGGCAGGAAATAGAGCCCGCCGTTTTGGATGACATCATCAATCGCCTGTTGGAGTTTCGGAACGCCAGGACTGTGCGTCAGGTGCAGCTGTCGGAGAATGAGATCCGATCTTTATGTACCGTGTCGCGTGAAATCTTTCTCTCCCAACCCAATCTTCTTGAGCTCGAAGCCCCTATCAAGATTTGCG GTGATATTCATGGACAATATGGAGATCTTTTAAGGCTTTTTGAATATGGGGGATTTCCTCCAGAGGCCAATTATTTGTTCTTAGGGGATTATGTCGATCGTGGGAAACAAAGTTTGGAAACAATCTGCCTGCTCCTtgcttataaaataaaatatccagagaatttctttcttttacGAGGAAATCATGAGTGTGCCTCTATTAACAGGATATATGGATTCTATGATGAATGTAAACGCCGATTCAATGTTAAACTATGGAAAGTTTTTACCGACTGTTTCAACTGCCTTCCTGTGGCAGCTCTTGTAGATGAGAAAATACTTTGCATGCACGGTGGTCTTTCTCCAGACCTAACAAACTTGGATCAAATAAGGAATTTACTGCGTCCAACTGATGTTCCCGACACTGGTTTACTTTGTGATTTACTATGGTCCGATCCTTGTAGAGAAATTAGAGGTTGGGGGATGAACGATAGGGGAGTCTCGTACACATTTGGTCCCGATAAGGTGGCTGAATTTTTGTCACAACAAGATATGGATCTTGTTTGTCGTGCTCATCAG GTCGTAGAAGATGGATATGAATTTTTCGCGGAAAGGAAACTGGTGACCGTATTCTCTGCTCCAAACTATTGTGGGGAATTCGATAATGCTGGTGCTATGATGAGTGTCGACGAGAGTTTGATGTGCTCGTTTCAGATCCTTAAACCGACCGATAAGAAGCGGCTCTTGTGA
- the LOC140823093 gene encoding serine/threonine-protein phosphatase PP1 isozyme 1-like isoform X3, translated as MFNQYLMNILLRTLCYCGIWGIWQSVNGDSTAIGKFVRSGKNFYVSSILSRQDLICPTLLPSLTGDIHGQYGDLLRLFEYGGFPPEANYLFLGDYVDRGKQSLETICLLLAYKIKYPENFFLLRGNHECASINRIYGFYDECKRRFNVKLWKVFTDCFNCLPVAALVDEKILCMHGGLSPDLTNLDQIRNLLRPTDVPDTGLLCDLLWSDPCREIRGWGMNDRGVSYTFGPDKVAEFLSQQDMDLVCRAHQVVEDGYEFFAERKLVTVFSAPNYCGEFDNAGAMMSVDESLMCSFQILKPTDKKRLL; from the exons ATGTTCAATCAATATTTGATGAACATATTACTTCGCACATTATGTTACTGTGGAATCTGGGGTATATGGCAATCGGTGAACGGTGACAGCACGGCTATTGGAAAGTTTGTTCGTAGTG GAAAAAACTTTTACGTTTCCTCTATCCTTTCTCGGCAAGATTTGATATGTCCCACCTTGCTCCCCAGTTTAACAG GTGATATTCATGGACAATATGGAGATCTTTTAAGGCTTTTTGAATATGGGGGATTTCCTCCAGAGGCCAATTATTTGTTCTTAGGGGATTATGTCGATCGTGGGAAACAAAGTTTGGAAACAATCTGCCTGCTCCTtgcttataaaataaaatatccagagaatttctttcttttacGAGGAAATCATGAGTGTGCCTCTATTAACAGGATATATGGATTCTATGATGAATGTAAACGCCGATTCAATGTTAAACTATGGAAAGTTTTTACCGACTGTTTCAACTGCCTTCCTGTGGCAGCTCTTGTAGATGAGAAAATACTTTGCATGCACGGTGGTCTTTCTCCAGACCTAACAAACTTGGATCAAATAAGGAATTTACTGCGTCCAACTGATGTTCCCGACACTGGTTTACTTTGTGATTTACTATGGTCCGATCCTTGTAGAGAAATTAGAGGTTGGGGGATGAACGATAGGGGAGTCTCGTACACATTTGGTCCCGATAAGGTGGCTGAATTTTTGTCACAACAAGATATGGATCTTGTTTGTCGTGCTCATCAG GTCGTAGAAGATGGATATGAATTTTTCGCGGAAAGGAAACTGGTGACCGTATTCTCTGCTCCAAACTATTGTGGGGAATTCGATAATGCTGGTGCTATGATGAGTGTCGACGAGAGTTTGATGTGCTCGTTTCAGATCCTTAAACCGACCGATAAGAAGCGGCTCTTGTGA
- the LOC140823094 gene encoding uncharacterized protein isoform X6, translating to MTLVLFGASCALNNYGLPESMVNDKVRLSLAPSGLVRLWDTKMCFSSAYHIQSDGLTEAVNKEQNTIPSLRKALKDVAMEKDAAVVAREDLSAQIRTLKKRMKEAEEEQYRAEEDAAALRAELNSLQQQTMSGFSRGFTAGGFSTDQMQSIEKELSDLKSQLEQMSILRRQEHQILSEEQARTSSLTIQKQELEEKLLSISNRISEEATEKTNHRAFTVGDKDKLEKQLHDMAVVVERLESSRQKLLMEIDSQSSEIERLFDENSSLTSAYQESMGLVAHWENQVKDSLQQNEQLRGMLNKLRAELTSVQTVDDKATKKAHFDSSREDNQYSEEVNSLKGQLTTEQSRAEALSAEVLHLSARLQQATQAYNGLARLYKPVLRNIENQLMKIKQNDSVTMQ from the exons AT GACACTTGTGCTCTTTGGTGCGTCTTGTGCCTTAAATAACTATGGGTTGCCAGAATCCATGGTCAATGATAAGGTGCGACTTTCACTAGCGCCTTCTGGTCTGGTTCGCCTATGGGACACCAAGATGTGTTTTAGCTCAGCATATCACATTCAATCCGATGGTCTAACGGAGGCAGTTAACAAG GAGCAGAACACTATACCTTCACTGAGGAAAGCTCTCAAGGATGTTGCGATGGAAAAGGATGCTGCAGTTGTGGCACGG GAGGACCTTTCAGCGCAGATTCGCACACTGAAAAAGCGCATGAAGGAAGCAGAAGAAGAACAGTACCGT GCTGAAGAAGATGCAGCTGCATTAAGAGCAGAACTTAATTCATTGCAACAGCAAACAATGAGTGGTTTTTCTCGAGGCTTCACCGCTGGAGGATTTTCCACTGATCAGATGCAATCCATTGAAAAGGAATTGTCTGATTTGAAGTCCCAGCTTGAG CAAATGTCGATATTGAGGCGGCAGGAGCATCAAATTTTATCGGAAGAGCAGGCACGCACATCCTCCCTTACAATTCAAAAACAAGAGTTGGAAGAAAAACTTCTATCTATCTCCAATAGAATCTCAG AGGAAGCAACAGAAAAGACTAACCATAGAGCATTTACCGTG GGAGATAAGGATAAACTTGAGAAGCAATTGCATGATATGGCGGTAGTGGTTGAGAGGTTGGAAAGTAGCAGGCAAAAGCTTTTGATGGAG ATTGACTCCCAGTCTTCAGAGATTGAGAGACTCTTCGATGAAAATTCAAGTCTCACATCTGCGTATCAAGAATCGATGGGATTAGTGGCTCACTGGGAGAATCAG GTGAAAGATAGCCTACAGCAGAATGAGCAACTCCGAGGTATGTTAAATAAGCTGCGGGCTGAACTGACCAGTGTACAAACAGTGGATGATAAAGCTACCAAGAAAGCCCACTTTGATTCCAGTAGAGAAGACAACCAGTATTCAGAGGAAGTTAATTCCCTCAAG GGGCAGTTAACCACAGAGCAAAGCCGAGCTGAGGCTCTGTCTGCTGAGGTCTTGCACCTCTCAGCGCGCCTTCAGCAAGCTACACAAGCATATAATGGTCTTGCACGCCT ATATAAACCAGTTTTGCGAAATATAGAAAACCAACTTATGAAGATAAAGCAAAACGACTCGGTGACCATGCAGTGA
- the LOC140823094 gene encoding uncharacterized protein isoform X7, which translates to MAGLMSLTPQPSSPAWSPTPRSPNPSTQPDKEQNTIPSLRKALKDVAMEKDAAVVAREDLSAQIRTLKKRMKEAEEEQYRAEEDAAALRAELNSLQQQTMSGFSRGFTAGGFSTDQMQSIEKELSDLKSQLEQMSILRRQEHQILSEEQARTSSLTIQKQELEEKLLSISNRISEEATEKTNHRAFTVGDKDKLEKQLHDMAVVVERLESSRQKLLMEIDSQSSEIERLFDENSSLTSAYQESMGLVAHWENQVKDSLQQNEQLRGMLNKLRAELTSVQTVDDKATKKAHFDSSREDNQYSEEVNSLKGQLTTEQSRAEALSAEVLHLSARLQQATQAYNGLARLYKPVLRNIENQLMKIKQNDSVTMQ; encoded by the exons ATGGCAGGACTGATGTCACTCACACCACAACCTAGCTCACCAGCTTGGAGCCCAACGCCACGCAGCCCAAACCCATCTACGCAGCCAGATAAG GAGCAGAACACTATACCTTCACTGAGGAAAGCTCTCAAGGATGTTGCGATGGAAAAGGATGCTGCAGTTGTGGCACGG GAGGACCTTTCAGCGCAGATTCGCACACTGAAAAAGCGCATGAAGGAAGCAGAAGAAGAACAGTACCGT GCTGAAGAAGATGCAGCTGCATTAAGAGCAGAACTTAATTCATTGCAACAGCAAACAATGAGTGGTTTTTCTCGAGGCTTCACCGCTGGAGGATTTTCCACTGATCAGATGCAATCCATTGAAAAGGAATTGTCTGATTTGAAGTCCCAGCTTGAG CAAATGTCGATATTGAGGCGGCAGGAGCATCAAATTTTATCGGAAGAGCAGGCACGCACATCCTCCCTTACAATTCAAAAACAAGAGTTGGAAGAAAAACTTCTATCTATCTCCAATAGAATCTCAG AGGAAGCAACAGAAAAGACTAACCATAGAGCATTTACCGTG GGAGATAAGGATAAACTTGAGAAGCAATTGCATGATATGGCGGTAGTGGTTGAGAGGTTGGAAAGTAGCAGGCAAAAGCTTTTGATGGAG ATTGACTCCCAGTCTTCAGAGATTGAGAGACTCTTCGATGAAAATTCAAGTCTCACATCTGCGTATCAAGAATCGATGGGATTAGTGGCTCACTGGGAGAATCAG GTGAAAGATAGCCTACAGCAGAATGAGCAACTCCGAGGTATGTTAAATAAGCTGCGGGCTGAACTGACCAGTGTACAAACAGTGGATGATAAAGCTACCAAGAAAGCCCACTTTGATTCCAGTAGAGAAGACAACCAGTATTCAGAGGAAGTTAATTCCCTCAAG GGGCAGTTAACCACAGAGCAAAGCCGAGCTGAGGCTCTGTCTGCTGAGGTCTTGCACCTCTCAGCGCGCCTTCAGCAAGCTACACAAGCATATAATGGTCTTGCACGCCT ATATAAACCAGTTTTGCGAAATATAGAAAACCAACTTATGAAGATAAAGCAAAACGACTCGGTGACCATGCAGTGA
- the LOC140823094 gene encoding uncharacterized protein isoform X5 produces the protein MVNDKVRLSLAPSGLVRLWDTKMCFSSAYHIQSDGLTEAVNKNTIPSLRKALKDVAMEKDAAVVAREDLSAQIRTLKKRMKEAEEEQYRAEEDAAALRAELNSLQQQTMSGFSRGFTAGGFSTDQMQSIEKELSDLKSQLEQMSILRRQEHQILSEEQARTSSLTIQKQELEEKLLSISNRISEEATEKTNHRAFTVGDKDKLEKQLHDMAVVVERLESSRQKLLMEIDSQSSEIERLFDENSSLTSAYQESMGLVAHWENQVKDSLQQNEQLRGMLNKLRAELTSVQTVDDKATKKAHFDSSREDNQYSEEVNSLKGQLTTEQSRAEALSAEVLHLSARLQQATQAYNGLARLYKPVLRNIENQLMKIKQNDSVTMQ, from the exons ATGGTCAATGATAAGGTGCGACTTTCACTAGCGCCTTCTGGTCTGGTTCGCCTATGGGACACCAAGATGTGTTTTAGCTCAGCATATCACATTCAATCCGATGGTCTAACGGAGGCAGTTAACAAG AACACTATACCTTCACTGAGGAAAGCTCTCAAGGATGTTGCGATGGAAAAGGATGCTGCAGTTGTGGCACGG GAGGACCTTTCAGCGCAGATTCGCACACTGAAAAAGCGCATGAAGGAAGCAGAAGAAGAACAGTACCGT GCTGAAGAAGATGCAGCTGCATTAAGAGCAGAACTTAATTCATTGCAACAGCAAACAATGAGTGGTTTTTCTCGAGGCTTCACCGCTGGAGGATTTTCCACTGATCAGATGCAATCCATTGAAAAGGAATTGTCTGATTTGAAGTCCCAGCTTGAG CAAATGTCGATATTGAGGCGGCAGGAGCATCAAATTTTATCGGAAGAGCAGGCACGCACATCCTCCCTTACAATTCAAAAACAAGAGTTGGAAGAAAAACTTCTATCTATCTCCAATAGAATCTCAG AGGAAGCAACAGAAAAGACTAACCATAGAGCATTTACCGTG GGAGATAAGGATAAACTTGAGAAGCAATTGCATGATATGGCGGTAGTGGTTGAGAGGTTGGAAAGTAGCAGGCAAAAGCTTTTGATGGAG ATTGACTCCCAGTCTTCAGAGATTGAGAGACTCTTCGATGAAAATTCAAGTCTCACATCTGCGTATCAAGAATCGATGGGATTAGTGGCTCACTGGGAGAATCAG GTGAAAGATAGCCTACAGCAGAATGAGCAACTCCGAGGTATGTTAAATAAGCTGCGGGCTGAACTGACCAGTGTACAAACAGTGGATGATAAAGCTACCAAGAAAGCCCACTTTGATTCCAGTAGAGAAGACAACCAGTATTCAGAGGAAGTTAATTCCCTCAAG GGGCAGTTAACCACAGAGCAAAGCCGAGCTGAGGCTCTGTCTGCTGAGGTCTTGCACCTCTCAGCGCGCCTTCAGCAAGCTACACAAGCATATAATGGTCTTGCACGCCT ATATAAACCAGTTTTGCGAAATATAGAAAACCAACTTATGAAGATAAAGCAAAACGACTCGGTGACCATGCAGTGA
- the LOC140823094 gene encoding uncharacterized protein isoform X8 — MAGLMSLTPQPSSPAWSPTPRSPNPSTQPDKNTIPSLRKALKDVAMEKDAAVVAREDLSAQIRTLKKRMKEAEEEQYRAEEDAAALRAELNSLQQQTMSGFSRGFTAGGFSTDQMQSIEKELSDLKSQLEQMSILRRQEHQILSEEQARTSSLTIQKQELEEKLLSISNRISEEATEKTNHRAFTVGDKDKLEKQLHDMAVVVERLESSRQKLLMEIDSQSSEIERLFDENSSLTSAYQESMGLVAHWENQVKDSLQQNEQLRGMLNKLRAELTSVQTVDDKATKKAHFDSSREDNQYSEEVNSLKGQLTTEQSRAEALSAEVLHLSARLQQATQAYNGLARLYKPVLRNIENQLMKIKQNDSVTMQ; from the exons ATGGCAGGACTGATGTCACTCACACCACAACCTAGCTCACCAGCTTGGAGCCCAACGCCACGCAGCCCAAACCCATCTACGCAGCCAGATAAG AACACTATACCTTCACTGAGGAAAGCTCTCAAGGATGTTGCGATGGAAAAGGATGCTGCAGTTGTGGCACGG GAGGACCTTTCAGCGCAGATTCGCACACTGAAAAAGCGCATGAAGGAAGCAGAAGAAGAACAGTACCGT GCTGAAGAAGATGCAGCTGCATTAAGAGCAGAACTTAATTCATTGCAACAGCAAACAATGAGTGGTTTTTCTCGAGGCTTCACCGCTGGAGGATTTTCCACTGATCAGATGCAATCCATTGAAAAGGAATTGTCTGATTTGAAGTCCCAGCTTGAG CAAATGTCGATATTGAGGCGGCAGGAGCATCAAATTTTATCGGAAGAGCAGGCACGCACATCCTCCCTTACAATTCAAAAACAAGAGTTGGAAGAAAAACTTCTATCTATCTCCAATAGAATCTCAG AGGAAGCAACAGAAAAGACTAACCATAGAGCATTTACCGTG GGAGATAAGGATAAACTTGAGAAGCAATTGCATGATATGGCGGTAGTGGTTGAGAGGTTGGAAAGTAGCAGGCAAAAGCTTTTGATGGAG ATTGACTCCCAGTCTTCAGAGATTGAGAGACTCTTCGATGAAAATTCAAGTCTCACATCTGCGTATCAAGAATCGATGGGATTAGTGGCTCACTGGGAGAATCAG GTGAAAGATAGCCTACAGCAGAATGAGCAACTCCGAGGTATGTTAAATAAGCTGCGGGCTGAACTGACCAGTGTACAAACAGTGGATGATAAAGCTACCAAGAAAGCCCACTTTGATTCCAGTAGAGAAGACAACCAGTATTCAGAGGAAGTTAATTCCCTCAAG GGGCAGTTAACCACAGAGCAAAGCCGAGCTGAGGCTCTGTCTGCTGAGGTCTTGCACCTCTCAGCGCGCCTTCAGCAAGCTACACAAGCATATAATGGTCTTGCACGCCT ATATAAACCAGTTTTGCGAAATATAGAAAACCAACTTATGAAGATAAAGCAAAACGACTCGGTGACCATGCAGTGA